In Pyxicephalus adspersus chromosome 12, UCB_Pads_2.0, whole genome shotgun sequence, a genomic segment contains:
- the ARHGAP11A gene encoding rho GTPase-activating protein 11A isoform X1: protein MKQSPDYHNLAKLAVIQHLRSYGIKIKHWNSKQRTDAGKGSSGTVQSGKIFGVPVHSLPHLFIPEYGNIPSFLVEVCRYLESHAHTEGLFRKSGSVVRQKLLKNKLDGGDHDLSDAPPCDVASILKQFFRALPEPILPADLQDALFKAQQLSSDEDKTSATMLISCLMSERAVSILRYFFHFLQSISMRSDTNKMDSSNLAVIFAPNLLQTSDNEKISASTEKKLRIQAAIVRTLIDQAADIGCVPDFLVEKIPGMLGIDVGSDTPGAEQSEEGDVDSPGERKRRRRRSVGDFVSGALNKLKTNRTPTSTPQPDRTVFSSMVTPLVLTPSSKRKLPLDSVQGISNKKRKSIKQNLNFELLPSSLFGGGSTPSSARTEGSPCVSFETSENVFSPSVSGSKHLSSSSNLRRSKRFENRKVQRVESGKTGCFSPKISRKEMVRRSLRLRFSLGKSSKEVNTGFPSSIRSQNIGWRLANSQELPILGNKLDASPAKSPFVSADGKKISKSEENLLTPKKLDDSNHRMSWTGPHQLGEDCDDGTPLSGYLYAGNCYSEPVLVTGKPPAIPKEIKSIAGNYSKENDQSEDSLCGDDDCQAQNTVRRITRAFTESGSDLSAFVGCTKSSAPESPAFVSQSQIKSKTLITGSEVGIDHNRCTSKPQTEFDLPVRSIQGCECDINENSPEGIFENVEKDSTALQTPVKSLEIIAQQDSPQIFLKIVEETDADSMNLIKTSHDKLECDLSGFESRSENLSKSDYSASKKAVGMLKSENNEPIPVPKEENSSHISQDIHSAPVRRSSRVSDQIKHFNRLCLNDRNVHKAKTPIKFQRTPVRQSVRRINSLSEVKRHVDNSQTKEGAVGSPMVKSVSCDGSLSSELSLTRSSHGLFSAGSQENSTSYEQLSTVSIRGPSSRFSKHTSANAPTSMLSSVNPVKSVLEDLTNQELSRPMCVKPDLSMNTPNNALRILSNRGHNRYRGSPKNPIGKVAFLPASKPLDL, encoded by the exons ATGAAGCAATCCCCTGACTATCACAATCTGGCCAAGCTGGCTGTTATTCAGCATCTTCGTTCATATGGAATCAAAATAAAACACTGGAACTCCAAACAAAGGACGGACGCTGGGAAGGGCTCGTCTGGTACCGTACAAAGT ggaaaaatctTTGGAGTACCTGTGCATTCCCTACCACACTTGTTCATTCCAGAGTATGGAAACATTCCATC GTTCCTTGTTGAAGTGTGTAGGTACTTGGAGAGCCATGCTCACACTGAAGGGCTTTTCAGGAAGTCTGGATCTGTTGTGCGACAGAAACTGCTAAAG AATAAGCTTGATGGAGGTGATCATGACCTCTCTGATGCTCCTCCATGTGACGTGGCTAGTATTCTCAAACAGTTTTTCCGAGCGCTACCTGAGCCTATACTTCCTGCAGATTTACAGGATGCACTATTCAAGGCTCAGCAACTGAGCAGTGATGAGGACAAGACCTCTGCCACCATGCTGATATCCTGCCTAATGTCTGAAAGGGCAGTATCTATCCTACgatacttttttcattttctgcagaGTATCTCTATGAG ATCTGACACCAACAAAATGGACAGCAGTAACCTGGCTGTAATATTTGCTCCCAACCTTCTTCAAACAAGTGACAATGAAAAGATTTCTGCAAGCACTGAAAAGAAGCTGCGTATTCAGGCAGCAATAGTGCGAACTCTTATAGACCAGGCAGCAGATATTG ggTGTGTGCCTGATTTCCTTGTTGAGAAAATACCAGGCATGCTGGGAATAGATGTTGGCTCTGATACCCCTGGAGCGGAGCAATCAGAAGAAGGTGATGTAGATTCTCCTGGAGAGAGGAAGCGCCGTAGAAGGAGAAGTGTTGGAG ATTTTGTTAGTGGCGCATTGAATAAACTTAAAACTAATAGAACACCTACATCTACTCCCCAGCCAGACAGGACTG TTTTTAGTTCCATGGTGACACCTTTAGTACTTACTCCAAGCTCCAAAAGAAAACTTCCTTTGGATTCTGTGCAGGGAATTTCAAACAAGAAAAGGAAATCGATAAAACAGAACCTAAATTTTGAGCTGTTACCCAGTAGTCTCTTTGGTGGTGGGTCCACACCATCTTCTG CTCGGACGGAAGGAAGCCCTTGTGTTTCATTTGAAACCTCAGAAAACGTTTTTTCGCCATCTGTCTCTGGCAGCAAGCACCTTTCCAGCTCTAGTAACTTGAGACGCAGCAAGAGATTTGAGAACAGGAAAGTACAAAG AGTGGAGTCAGGAAAAACAGGCTGCTTCTCCCCTAAAATAAGTCGCAAAGAGATGGTGCGCAGATCGCTTCGCCTTCGGTTTAGTCTTGGAAAAAGTAGCAAAGAAGTG AACACAGGCTTTCCTTCCAGCATTCGTTCTCAAAACATTGGCTGGAGACTGGCTAACTCACAAGAATTGCCAATTCTTGGTAACAAATTGGATGCTTCTCCAGCTAAAAGTCCATTTGTAAGTGCAG atggAAAGAAAATAAGCAAATCTGAAGAGAACTTGCTAACGCCCAAAAAGTTAGATGACTCAAATCATCGCATGTCCTGGACAGGACCTCATCAATTAGGTGAGGACTGTGATGATGGGACACCTTTATCAGGATATCTGTATGCTGGAAACTGCTATTCTGAGCCTGTTCTTGTAACTGGGAAACCCCCTGCCATACCAAAAGAGATAAAGTCAATAGCTGGCAACTATAGCAAAGAAAACGACCAGAGTGAAGACTCTTTGTGTGGGGATGATGATTGTCAAGCACAGAACACGGTGCGCAGGATTACACGAGCATTCACAGAATCTGGAAGTGATCTGAGTGCATTTGTTGGATGTACTAAGTCTTCAGCACCAGAATCTCCTGCATTTGTTTCCCAGTCtcaaataaaatccaaaacattGATCACTGGGTCAGAAGTTGGCATTGATCACAATAGGTGCACATCTAAGCCACAAACGGAGTTTGACCTTCCAGTTAGGTCTATCCAAGGCTGTGAATGTGATATCAATGAGAATTCACCAGAAGGAAtctttgaaaatgttgaaaaggaTTCAACTGCCCTACAAACTCCAGTCAAAAGCTTGGAAATAATTGCACAACAGGATTCACCACAAATTTTTTTGAAGATTGTGGAAGAAACCGATGCTGATTCTATGAATTTGATCAAAACCTCACATGACAAGCTAGAATGTGACCTAAGTGGATTTGAGTCCAGAAGTGAGAATTTATCAAAGTCAGATTATTCAGCTTCTAAAAAAGCTGTGGGAATgttaaaatcagaaaataatgaGCCTATTCCAGTGCCTAAAGAAGAGAATTCTTCACACATTTCTCAGGATATTCATTCAGCACCAGTTCGTAGATCCAGCCGAGTGTCTGATCAGATAAAGCACTTCAATAGACTGTGCTTAAACGACCGCAATGTCCACAAAGCAAAGACCCCTATTAAATTCCAGCGTACACCTGTACGTCAGTCTGTCCGACGTATAAATTCCCTTTCGGAGGTTAAGCGGCATGTAGACAACAGTCAGACAAAAGAAGGTGCAGTTGGCTCACCTATGGTGAAATCTGTCAGTTGTGATGGATCCCTGTCATCAGAACTCTCCTTAACTCGTTCAAGCCATGGGCTTTTCTCTGCAGGTAGTCAGGAGAACTCTACCTCATATGAGCAGTTATCTACAGTTTCAATTCGAGGACCCAGTTCCAGGTTTTCCAAGCATACATCTGCCAATGCACCTACTTCAATGCTCTCCTCTGTAAACCCAGTAAAGTCTGTGTTGGAAGACCTAACAAATCAAGAGCTCTCCAGACCCATGTGTGTAAAACCTGATCTTTCCATGAATACCCCAAATAATGCATTAAGAATCCTGTCTAATAGAGGGCATAACCGTTATAGAGGATCTCCAAAGAATCCAATAGGAAAAGTAGCTTTTTTGCCAGCGAGCAAACCTTTAGATTTATAA
- the ARHGAP11A gene encoding rho GTPase-activating protein 11A isoform X2 has product MKQSPDYHNLAKLAVIQHLRSYGIKIKHWNSKQRTDAGKGSSGTVQSGKIFGVPVHSLPHLFIPEYGNIPSFLVEVCRYLESHAHTEGLFRKSGSVVRQKLLKNKLDGGDHDLSDAPPCDVASILKQFFRALPEPILPADLQDALFKAQQLSSDEDKTSATMLISCLMSERAVSILRYFFHFLQSISMRSDTNKMDSSNLAVIFAPNLLQTSDNEKISASTEKKLRIQAAIVRTLIDQAADIGCVPDFLVEKIPGMLGIDVGSDTPGAEQSEEGDVDSPGERKRRRRRSVGVFSSMVTPLVLTPSSKRKLPLDSVQGISNKKRKSIKQNLNFELLPSSLFGGGSTPSSARTEGSPCVSFETSENVFSPSVSGSKHLSSSSNLRRSKRFENRKVQRVESGKTGCFSPKISRKEMVRRSLRLRFSLGKSSKEVNTGFPSSIRSQNIGWRLANSQELPILGNKLDASPAKSPFVSADGKKISKSEENLLTPKKLDDSNHRMSWTGPHQLGEDCDDGTPLSGYLYAGNCYSEPVLVTGKPPAIPKEIKSIAGNYSKENDQSEDSLCGDDDCQAQNTVRRITRAFTESGSDLSAFVGCTKSSAPESPAFVSQSQIKSKTLITGSEVGIDHNRCTSKPQTEFDLPVRSIQGCECDINENSPEGIFENVEKDSTALQTPVKSLEIIAQQDSPQIFLKIVEETDADSMNLIKTSHDKLECDLSGFESRSENLSKSDYSASKKAVGMLKSENNEPIPVPKEENSSHISQDIHSAPVRRSSRVSDQIKHFNRLCLNDRNVHKAKTPIKFQRTPVRQSVRRINSLSEVKRHVDNSQTKEGAVGSPMVKSVSCDGSLSSELSLTRSSHGLFSAGSQENSTSYEQLSTVSIRGPSSRFSKHTSANAPTSMLSSVNPVKSVLEDLTNQELSRPMCVKPDLSMNTPNNALRILSNRGHNRYRGSPKNPIGKVAFLPASKPLDL; this is encoded by the exons ATGAAGCAATCCCCTGACTATCACAATCTGGCCAAGCTGGCTGTTATTCAGCATCTTCGTTCATATGGAATCAAAATAAAACACTGGAACTCCAAACAAAGGACGGACGCTGGGAAGGGCTCGTCTGGTACCGTACAAAGT ggaaaaatctTTGGAGTACCTGTGCATTCCCTACCACACTTGTTCATTCCAGAGTATGGAAACATTCCATC GTTCCTTGTTGAAGTGTGTAGGTACTTGGAGAGCCATGCTCACACTGAAGGGCTTTTCAGGAAGTCTGGATCTGTTGTGCGACAGAAACTGCTAAAG AATAAGCTTGATGGAGGTGATCATGACCTCTCTGATGCTCCTCCATGTGACGTGGCTAGTATTCTCAAACAGTTTTTCCGAGCGCTACCTGAGCCTATACTTCCTGCAGATTTACAGGATGCACTATTCAAGGCTCAGCAACTGAGCAGTGATGAGGACAAGACCTCTGCCACCATGCTGATATCCTGCCTAATGTCTGAAAGGGCAGTATCTATCCTACgatacttttttcattttctgcagaGTATCTCTATGAG ATCTGACACCAACAAAATGGACAGCAGTAACCTGGCTGTAATATTTGCTCCCAACCTTCTTCAAACAAGTGACAATGAAAAGATTTCTGCAAGCACTGAAAAGAAGCTGCGTATTCAGGCAGCAATAGTGCGAACTCTTATAGACCAGGCAGCAGATATTG ggTGTGTGCCTGATTTCCTTGTTGAGAAAATACCAGGCATGCTGGGAATAGATGTTGGCTCTGATACCCCTGGAGCGGAGCAATCAGAAGAAGGTGATGTAGATTCTCCTGGAGAGAGGAAGCGCCGTAGAAGGAGAAGTGTTGGAG TTTTTAGTTCCATGGTGACACCTTTAGTACTTACTCCAAGCTCCAAAAGAAAACTTCCTTTGGATTCTGTGCAGGGAATTTCAAACAAGAAAAGGAAATCGATAAAACAGAACCTAAATTTTGAGCTGTTACCCAGTAGTCTCTTTGGTGGTGGGTCCACACCATCTTCTG CTCGGACGGAAGGAAGCCCTTGTGTTTCATTTGAAACCTCAGAAAACGTTTTTTCGCCATCTGTCTCTGGCAGCAAGCACCTTTCCAGCTCTAGTAACTTGAGACGCAGCAAGAGATTTGAGAACAGGAAAGTACAAAG AGTGGAGTCAGGAAAAACAGGCTGCTTCTCCCCTAAAATAAGTCGCAAAGAGATGGTGCGCAGATCGCTTCGCCTTCGGTTTAGTCTTGGAAAAAGTAGCAAAGAAGTG AACACAGGCTTTCCTTCCAGCATTCGTTCTCAAAACATTGGCTGGAGACTGGCTAACTCACAAGAATTGCCAATTCTTGGTAACAAATTGGATGCTTCTCCAGCTAAAAGTCCATTTGTAAGTGCAG atggAAAGAAAATAAGCAAATCTGAAGAGAACTTGCTAACGCCCAAAAAGTTAGATGACTCAAATCATCGCATGTCCTGGACAGGACCTCATCAATTAGGTGAGGACTGTGATGATGGGACACCTTTATCAGGATATCTGTATGCTGGAAACTGCTATTCTGAGCCTGTTCTTGTAACTGGGAAACCCCCTGCCATACCAAAAGAGATAAAGTCAATAGCTGGCAACTATAGCAAAGAAAACGACCAGAGTGAAGACTCTTTGTGTGGGGATGATGATTGTCAAGCACAGAACACGGTGCGCAGGATTACACGAGCATTCACAGAATCTGGAAGTGATCTGAGTGCATTTGTTGGATGTACTAAGTCTTCAGCACCAGAATCTCCTGCATTTGTTTCCCAGTCtcaaataaaatccaaaacattGATCACTGGGTCAGAAGTTGGCATTGATCACAATAGGTGCACATCTAAGCCACAAACGGAGTTTGACCTTCCAGTTAGGTCTATCCAAGGCTGTGAATGTGATATCAATGAGAATTCACCAGAAGGAAtctttgaaaatgttgaaaaggaTTCAACTGCCCTACAAACTCCAGTCAAAAGCTTGGAAATAATTGCACAACAGGATTCACCACAAATTTTTTTGAAGATTGTGGAAGAAACCGATGCTGATTCTATGAATTTGATCAAAACCTCACATGACAAGCTAGAATGTGACCTAAGTGGATTTGAGTCCAGAAGTGAGAATTTATCAAAGTCAGATTATTCAGCTTCTAAAAAAGCTGTGGGAATgttaaaatcagaaaataatgaGCCTATTCCAGTGCCTAAAGAAGAGAATTCTTCACACATTTCTCAGGATATTCATTCAGCACCAGTTCGTAGATCCAGCCGAGTGTCTGATCAGATAAAGCACTTCAATAGACTGTGCTTAAACGACCGCAATGTCCACAAAGCAAAGACCCCTATTAAATTCCAGCGTACACCTGTACGTCAGTCTGTCCGACGTATAAATTCCCTTTCGGAGGTTAAGCGGCATGTAGACAACAGTCAGACAAAAGAAGGTGCAGTTGGCTCACCTATGGTGAAATCTGTCAGTTGTGATGGATCCCTGTCATCAGAACTCTCCTTAACTCGTTCAAGCCATGGGCTTTTCTCTGCAGGTAGTCAGGAGAACTCTACCTCATATGAGCAGTTATCTACAGTTTCAATTCGAGGACCCAGTTCCAGGTTTTCCAAGCATACATCTGCCAATGCACCTACTTCAATGCTCTCCTCTGTAAACCCAGTAAAGTCTGTGTTGGAAGACCTAACAAATCAAGAGCTCTCCAGACCCATGTGTGTAAAACCTGATCTTTCCATGAATACCCCAAATAATGCATTAAGAATCCTGTCTAATAGAGGGCATAACCGTTATAGAGGATCTCCAAAGAATCCAATAGGAAAAGTAGCTTTTTTGCCAGCGAGCAAACCTTTAGATTTATAA